Proteins encoded together in one Bacteroidota bacterium window:
- a CDS encoding FAD-dependent oxidoreductase, which translates to MVIHPHVPPASSTTSETLVPKRPSVQILGGGLAGLATAYYARRHGIEAEVFEAAPHVGGNARTLRFGDQLVDTGAHRLHDKHPAATAAFRELLGPAMQRVEVPSQIVWRGRGIEFPLRPLDAARQMGRLPLLRVLAENVFRRRDRTPPETLEALALQRYGPTLARAFLLNYSEKLWGLPADRLDVRVAGGRLRGLTLGTLARELVFGARKATAHLDGAFYYPTQGFGMLVDALADAIGAERLHTAAPVQRVAHNGRRIQTVTVGDRSPQRAGAVVSTVPLPRFLALLDPAPPPDVLAAAEALRYRHLRLAVVRLAQSSVSPFASLYFPEPHVPFTRLYEPKNRSAALAPPDRTAAVLEVPCQSEDAWWTMPDVEFAREVVAALQATPVETGPVLGVDSVRLAHAYPVLAAGSSAHAERLLAYAARFENLTLAGRTGTFRYLHTHDLFAEAKAWAEEFEAQKHAGADLC; encoded by the coding sequence ATGGTTATCCACCCGCACGTCCCGCCCGCTAGCTCTACCACGTCCGAGACCCTCGTCCCGAAGCGGCCGTCGGTCCAGATTCTGGGCGGCGGGCTGGCCGGCCTCGCGACGGCTTACTACGCCCGCCGGCACGGGATCGAGGCCGAGGTCTTCGAAGCGGCTCCACACGTCGGCGGCAACGCCCGGACGCTCCGCTTCGGCGACCAGCTCGTGGACACCGGCGCGCACCGGCTCCACGACAAGCACCCCGCGGCGACGGCCGCTTTCCGCGAGTTGCTTGGCCCGGCGATGCAGCGCGTCGAGGTGCCGAGCCAGATCGTGTGGCGGGGCCGGGGGATCGAGTTCCCACTGCGCCCGCTCGACGCGGCGCGGCAGATGGGGCGGCTCCCCCTGCTGCGCGTCCTCGCCGAGAACGTTTTCCGCCGCCGAGACCGCACGCCGCCCGAGACGCTCGAAGCCCTCGCCCTCCAGCGCTACGGCCCGACGCTCGCCCGGGCGTTTCTGCTGAACTACTCCGAGAAGCTGTGGGGACTCCCCGCCGACCGGCTCGACGTGCGCGTCGCTGGCGGCCGGCTCCGGGGGCTGACGCTGGGCACGCTCGCCCGCGAACTCGTCTTCGGCGCGCGCAAGGCGACGGCCCACCTCGACGGCGCGTTCTACTACCCTACCCAGGGCTTCGGGATGCTGGTCGATGCCCTCGCGGACGCGATCGGCGCTGAGCGGCTGCACACGGCAGCCCCCGTGCAGCGGGTCGCGCACAACGGACGGCGCATCCAGACCGTGACGGTGGGCGACCGCTCGCCGCAGCGGGCCGGGGCCGTCGTCAGCACGGTCCCGCTCCCGCGGTTCCTCGCGCTCCTCGACCCGGCCCCGCCGCCGGACGTGCTCGCCGCCGCCGAGGCGCTGCGCTACCGCCACCTTCGTCTCGCGGTCGTCCGCCTCGCGCAGTCCAGCGTCTCGCCCTTCGCCTCGCTCTACTTCCCCGAGCCGCACGTCCCCTTCACCCGGCTCTACGAGCCCAAGAACCGCAGCGCCGCGCTCGCCCCGCCGGACCGCACCGCGGCCGTGCTCGAAGTCCCCTGCCAGAGCGAAGACGCGTGGTGGACCATGCCCGACGTCGAGTTTGCACGCGAGGTCGTCGCGGCGCTCCAGGCCACGCCGGTGGAGACGGGCCCCGTGCTGGGCGTGGACAGCGTGCGGCTCGCGCACGCCTATCCGGTGCTGGCGGCCGGGAGCAGCGCGCACGCCGAGCGGCTGCTGGCGTACGCTGCCCGGTTCGAGAACCTGACGCTCGCCGGCCGGACGGGGACCTTCCGCTACCTCCACACCCACGACCTCTTTGCCGAAGCCAAAGCGTGGGCCGAAGAGTTCGAAGCACAGAAGCATGCGGGCGCGGATCTATGCTAA
- a CDS encoding DUF4856 domain-containing protein, with protein MRIKFSALLALLLAFGLVGCDSSDDDPTDPPGGDDPIDPIEVPATYNFESRFDEGESSVNIGGQVVRQLLLQDLKAAIDARGKEGATPVTVAELNAIYDYADTGLNIATSVPDGLTPSATTYEEISAGKSLRGRKGADATLLYSDGLIGDGGDVTVNDVMQAYFQIIADNSNDPTKLGTKAVYNTDEGVDLTQMINKILIGAILFDQTSNKYLADILDRDNTERRDEGQPDTDQEHRFDEAYGYFGSARDYSNYTDDQLAGSLSDFAQDTNGDGVLDFSTEYNFGIARNAGKRDKGGVGVDFSAEAFEALRRGRTAIVNGDQTVLAEARQDASEAMEKILAATAVHYVNVTLEEMAGLTQAEVDGKNDFTLNKFWGEMKGFTYALQFSYRGDEGFSGGALNMVSTDQLRQLHELMGNAPVYALPGSDEYNAYVADLNAAKTIFQAAYGFSQANMDQW; from the coding sequence ATGCGTATCAAGTTTTCCGCTCTGCTCGCGCTGCTGCTGGCCTTCGGCCTCGTCGGCTGCGACAGCTCCGACGACGACCCCACGGACCCGCCCGGCGGCGATGACCCCATCGACCCGATTGAGGTCCCCGCGACGTACAACTTCGAGAGCCGGTTCGACGAGGGCGAAAGCTCCGTCAACATCGGCGGCCAGGTCGTGCGCCAGCTCCTGCTCCAGGACCTCAAGGCTGCCATCGACGCGCGCGGCAAGGAAGGGGCCACGCCGGTCACGGTCGCTGAACTCAACGCGATCTACGACTACGCCGACACCGGCCTCAACATCGCCACCTCCGTCCCGGACGGTCTTACGCCGAGCGCGACGACGTACGAGGAGATCTCGGCCGGCAAGAGCCTCCGCGGCCGCAAGGGGGCCGACGCGACGCTGCTCTACAGCGACGGCCTGATCGGCGACGGCGGGGACGTGACCGTCAACGACGTGATGCAGGCCTACTTCCAGATCATCGCCGACAACTCCAACGACCCGACCAAGCTCGGCACGAAGGCGGTCTACAACACCGACGAGGGCGTGGACCTCACCCAGATGATCAACAAGATCCTCATCGGGGCCATCCTCTTCGACCAGACCTCGAACAAGTACCTCGCCGACATCCTCGACCGCGACAACACCGAGCGGCGCGATGAGGGCCAGCCCGACACCGACCAGGAGCACCGCTTCGACGAGGCCTACGGCTACTTCGGCTCGGCCCGCGACTACTCCAACTACACCGACGACCAGCTCGCCGGCAGCCTCAGCGACTTCGCCCAGGACACCAACGGCGACGGCGTGCTCGACTTCTCGACGGAGTACAACTTCGGGATCGCGCGCAACGCCGGCAAGCGGGACAAGGGCGGCGTCGGCGTGGACTTCAGCGCCGAGGCGTTCGAGGCCCTCCGCCGCGGCCGCACGGCGATCGTCAACGGCGACCAGACGGTCCTCGCAGAAGCCCGGCAGGACGCTTCCGAAGCGATGGAGAAGATCCTCGCGGCCACGGCCGTCCACTACGTCAACGTCACGCTGGAGGAGATGGCGGGCCTGACGCAGGCCGAGGTCGACGGCAAGAATGACTTCACCCTCAACAAGTTCTGGGGCGAGATGAAGGGCTTCACCTACGCCCTCCAGTTCTCGTACCGGGGCGACGAAGGCTTCAGTGGCGGCGCGCTCAACATGGTCAGCACCGACCAGCTCCGCCAGCTCCACGAGCTGATGGGCAACGCGCCGGTCTACGCCCTCCCCGGCTCGGATGAGTACAACGCCTACGTTGCCGACCTCAACGCGGCCAAGACTATCTTCCAGGCCGCCTACGGGTTCTCGCAGGCGAACATGGACCAGTGGTAG
- a CDS encoding TonB-dependent receptor: MTLPPRLPALLSTYALAALTVLLGPAAWAQSTADVSGRVVEAATGDPLVGATVAVEAMPQSGTVTDADGRFRIAVPEGAATLVVRSLGYETERLRVTAGETDLRIALAYAPVEIEGIEVLAARTREYERLPGTATLLSAAEVRQIQPIGTQELLEYVPGVYGAADDGIGNARLSIGIRGLNPRRSSRVLVLEDGIPIQPALYVYPNMYYNPPVERIERVEVIKGSAAVRYGPQTMGGVINYITSRPRSTFGGAGHLTVGQNGYVSAFAEAGGFGTRGFVPEVQFLAKRGDGFRENNGFYQLNATAKATIRTGPQSTLFLKANGNLETYEATYTGLTEFSFDDDPEFNPKDDDEFFVRRASLDAIYNRSLSADVSSLTRAYVSVFDRRWWRENDVFIRSADLDAYNEDPSSVSFVAPFSIDEDSDVVRVGNGRDNFGILRTFYAAGVEHAYTWSHTLFGGESELEAGARLHVERFIDDRVLGDSPGAREGVYTQTDPDTEEEIVASNPSAGVVAKAQNYETAAVALFASERLRFGALEVTPGLRLEVFEQERVDRLQGSILDDKTTVVLLPGLGLNYQVGASNLFAGIHRGFTPPSSGALTIVDFGNTIEDGGLDVEAEKSWNVEAGFRVASPLLAAEVAGFYLYIDDLVAAGRGTAFRNLGSAQTYGAEVAATVRGARFGPLPDLHLSYTFLQTEVLDGLIPSAVVNNVSAVAIDGNELPYAPAHNLTVGLSRTVRGVTARADLRFVSEVFTDFENLDFATGRGETGPVPSYALLNASVRVPIGERLTAQMTVKNALDEVYVGSRLHSNPRQVTANQSSGILPGTRRQVNLGVRYTF, translated from the coding sequence GTGACGCTTCCGCCCCGCCTCCCCGCCCTCCTGTCTACCTACGCCCTCGCCGCACTGACCGTCCTGCTCGGACCGGCCGCCTGGGCACAGTCCACGGCCGATGTATCGGGCCGCGTCGTCGAGGCCGCCACCGGCGACCCGCTCGTCGGGGCGACGGTCGCCGTTGAGGCGATGCCGCAGAGCGGCACCGTGACCGACGCCGACGGGCGCTTCCGCATCGCGGTGCCGGAGGGCGCGGCGACGCTCGTGGTCCGCTCGCTCGGCTATGAGACCGAGCGCCTCCGCGTGACCGCCGGCGAGACCGACCTGCGGATCGCGCTCGCCTACGCGCCGGTCGAGATCGAGGGCATCGAGGTGCTCGCGGCGCGCACCCGGGAGTACGAGCGCCTGCCCGGGACCGCGACGCTCCTCTCGGCAGCCGAGGTGCGCCAGATCCAGCCGATCGGTACCCAGGAGCTGCTCGAGTACGTCCCCGGCGTCTACGGCGCGGCCGACGACGGCATCGGCAACGCCCGCCTGTCGATTGGCATCCGGGGCCTCAACCCGCGCCGGTCGTCGCGCGTGCTGGTCCTCGAAGACGGCATCCCGATCCAGCCCGCGCTCTACGTCTATCCCAACATGTACTACAACCCCCCCGTCGAGCGCATCGAGCGGGTCGAGGTCATCAAGGGCAGCGCCGCCGTGCGCTACGGGCCGCAGACGATGGGCGGCGTCATCAACTACATCACGAGCCGGCCGCGCAGCACCTTCGGCGGTGCGGGCCACCTCACGGTCGGCCAGAACGGCTACGTCAGCGCCTTCGCCGAGGCGGGCGGGTTCGGGACGCGCGGCTTCGTGCCCGAGGTGCAGTTCCTGGCCAAGCGCGGCGACGGCTTCCGCGAGAACAACGGCTTCTACCAGCTCAACGCTACGGCCAAGGCGACGATCCGCACCGGCCCGCAGAGCACCCTCTTCCTCAAGGCCAACGGCAACCTCGAGACCTACGAGGCCACCTACACCGGCCTGACCGAGTTCTCGTTCGACGACGACCCCGAGTTCAACCCGAAGGACGACGACGAGTTTTTCGTCCGCCGCGCCTCGCTCGACGCCATCTACAACCGGTCGTTGAGCGCCGACGTGTCGAGCCTGACGCGGGCCTACGTCAGCGTCTTCGACCGGCGGTGGTGGCGCGAGAACGACGTCTTCATCCGCTCGGCCGACCTCGACGCCTACAACGAGGACCCGTCGAGCGTCTCGTTCGTCGCGCCGTTCTCGATCGACGAGGACTCCGACGTGGTCCGCGTCGGCAACGGGCGCGACAACTTCGGGATTCTGCGGACGTTCTACGCCGCCGGCGTCGAGCACGCCTACACATGGAGCCACACGCTCTTCGGCGGCGAGTCCGAACTCGAAGCTGGGGCACGGCTCCACGTCGAGCGTTTCATCGACGACCGCGTCCTCGGCGACAGCCCGGGCGCGCGCGAGGGCGTCTACACGCAGACCGACCCTGACACCGAGGAAGAAATCGTCGCTTCGAACCCGTCGGCGGGGGTGGTGGCGAAGGCGCAGAACTACGAGACCGCCGCCGTCGCCCTGTTCGCCAGCGAGCGGCTCCGCTTCGGCGCGCTCGAAGTCACGCCGGGCCTCCGGCTCGAGGTCTTCGAGCAGGAGCGCGTAGACCGGCTCCAGGGCAGCATCCTCGACGACAAGACGACGGTCGTCCTCCTCCCCGGCCTCGGCCTGAACTACCAGGTCGGCGCGTCGAACCTCTTCGCGGGCATCCACCGGGGCTTCACCCCGCCGTCGAGTGGCGCGCTCACCATCGTCGACTTCGGCAACACGATCGAAGACGGCGGCCTCGACGTGGAGGCCGAGAAGAGCTGGAACGTCGAGGCCGGCTTCCGCGTGGCCTCGCCGCTGCTGGCCGCCGAAGTCGCCGGGTTCTACCTCTACATCGACGACCTCGTGGCGGCCGGGCGCGGGACGGCCTTCCGCAACCTCGGTAGCGCGCAGACCTACGGAGCCGAAGTCGCGGCGACAGTGCGCGGCGCGCGGTTCGGTCCGCTCCCTGACCTCCACCTGAGCTACACCTTCCTCCAGACCGAAGTCCTCGACGGGCTGATCCCGTCGGCGGTCGTCAACAACGTGTCGGCGGTCGCCATCGACGGCAACGAGCTGCCCTACGCGCCGGCGCACAACCTCACCGTCGGGCTCTCCCGGACGGTGCGCGGCGTGACGGCCCGCGCCGACCTCCGCTTCGTCAGCGAGGTCTTCACCGACTTCGAGAACCTCGACTTCGCCACCGGGCGCGGCGAGACCGGCCCGGTCCCCTCCTACGCACTCCTCAACGCCAGCGTGCGCGTCCCGATTGGGGAGCGCCTCACGGCCCAAATGACCGTGAAGAACGCGCTGGACGAGGTCTACGTCGGCTCGCGGTTGCACTCCAACCCGCGCCAAGTCACAGCCAACCAGAGCTCGGGCATCCTCCCGGGTACACGCCGCCAGGTCAACCTCGGCGTGCGCTACACCTTCTAA
- a CDS encoding NAD-dependent epimerase/dehydratase family protein: MTGAAGFIGYHLARRLLAGGHTVAGVDNYSGPTGADLKRERAAQLGEHAGFELIDLDVADRSACDALFAERCPEVVFHLAARAGIRHSVAHPAASASGNVSGTVSVLEACRQHGVRHLVYASSSSVYGLGGTPPFAEAEAADRPASAYAASKRAGELLAHSYSHLYGLPTTSLRFFTVYGPWGRPDMAYFAFAEAIRAGRALPLHNRGAMSRDFTFVGDVVEALVRVMQRPPGGPTPYRVYNVGRGEAVDLLTFVETLERALGRKAALDLQPKQDGDLLDTWADPAALEQDTGFRPATALEDGLAAFAAWFEAWTGAPAARNGKNGRNGESGHRREAQRPR, translated from the coding sequence GTGACCGGGGCCGCCGGGTTCATCGGCTACCACCTCGCGCGGCGCCTCCTCGCCGGCGGGCACACCGTCGCCGGGGTGGACAACTACTCCGGGCCGACCGGAGCCGACCTGAAGCGTGAACGGGCAGCGCAACTCGGTGAGCACGCTGGGTTCGAGCTGATCGACCTCGACGTGGCTGACCGGTCGGCGTGCGACGCCCTCTTTGCCGAGCGCTGCCCCGAGGTCGTCTTCCACCTCGCCGCGCGCGCGGGTATCCGCCACTCGGTGGCGCACCCGGCCGCGTCGGCGTCAGGGAACGTGAGCGGCACCGTCTCGGTGCTGGAGGCGTGCCGGCAGCACGGCGTCCGCCACCTCGTCTACGCCTCCTCGTCGTCAGTCTACGGGCTGGGCGGAACGCCCCCCTTTGCCGAAGCCGAAGCCGCCGACCGGCCCGCCTCGGCGTACGCCGCCTCGAAGCGTGCCGGCGAGCTCCTCGCCCACAGCTACAGTCACCTCTACGGCCTCCCGACGACGAGCCTCCGGTTCTTCACGGTCTACGGGCCCTGGGGCCGGCCGGACATGGCCTACTTCGCCTTCGCCGAAGCCATCCGGGCAGGCCGCGCGCTCCCGCTCCACAACCGGGGCGCGATGAGCCGCGACTTCACCTTCGTTGGCGACGTCGTGGAGGCGCTCGTGCGCGTCATGCAGCGCCCGCCCGGCGGGCCGACGCCGTACCGGGTCTACAACGTGGGGCGGGGTGAAGCTGTGGACCTGCTCACGTTCGTCGAGACGCTGGAACGGGCGCTGGGCCGGAAGGCAGCGCTCGACCTCCAGCCGAAGCAGGACGGCGACCTGCTCGACACCTGGGCCGACCCGGCTGCGCTGGAACAGGACACCGGGTTCCGGCCTGCGACGGCGCTGGAAGACGGGCTGGCGGCATTCGCCGCGTGGTTCGAGGCGTGGACGGGTGCGCCTGCGGCGCGGAATGGGAAGAACGGAAGGAATGGGGAGAGTGGCCATCGGCGCGAAGCGCAGCGTCCTCGTTGA
- a CDS encoding 5'-nucleotidase C-terminal domain-containing protein: MPRLLPLGLALCVALALPARAQTSLTILHNSDGESQLINLGSGLEDFGGVACFATLADQLRAEAALSTDGAVLISSGDTFLAGPEFTASLENGVPYFDAVALDLIGYDAVTIGNHEFDFGPEVLANFITSFGAGPNPPFLSANLDVSAEPSLDALEQAGRIAASTVVTVNGTSVGIIGATTTSLPFISTPGDVVVMEDVAAAVQVEVTALQGQGVEIIILSSHLQSINEELALVPLLSGVDVVIAGGELLANAGDLLIPGDEGEVFGAYPQTATDADGTSVPVVGTSGDYAYLGRLVVDFDAAGDLVSVGTQSGPVRVACGTQPDAVTPDPAVQAQAVDPVIDFVADLAATVIGTSEVPLNGVRGDVRTEETNLGDLIADALLWQADQLNEAFDAPQPDVALQNGGGIRNDNVLAAGPISELATFDILPFTNFVTIVEDVGAAQFKEILENAVSQVEDVNGRFAQSGGFFFAWDTAGTAQELDADGNVVTPGTRVQDVQLADGTVLVDEGVVAEGAPSLNVATADFLARGGDQYPFRDNAFTLLGVTYQQALSNYIQDALGGTVAQADYPVGGPGRIYETTTFTVLATPSTTSVPASGGQVSSLVEVAQSDDTTRRVEAWTVVERPDGTTFVERHLEPPFPVAPTAARMRTLMNQVPAGFAPGTYTVTVNVGRFPAVEAASDQFTFVKEGAALAGGSGDAAEAGAARSSASLPAAFALTGTYPNPTSSRATVGFDVPQAEAVRVAVYDVLGRQVAVLVDETVEAGRHTAALDASALAGGVYIVRLEAGAFVASGRLVVTK; encoded by the coding sequence ATGCCCCGACTGCTTCCCCTCGGCCTCGCGCTCTGCGTCGCCCTCGCGCTTCCGGCGCGCGCTCAGACCTCCCTCACGATTCTCCACAACAGCGACGGCGAGTCGCAGCTCATCAACCTCGGCTCCGGGCTCGAAGACTTCGGCGGCGTCGCCTGCTTCGCGACGCTCGCCGACCAGCTTCGCGCCGAGGCCGCGCTCTCGACCGACGGCGCGGTGCTGATCTCGTCGGGCGACACCTTCCTGGCCGGGCCGGAGTTCACCGCGAGCCTCGAAAACGGCGTGCCCTACTTCGACGCCGTCGCGCTCGACCTGATCGGCTACGACGCCGTCACGATCGGCAACCACGAGTTCGACTTCGGGCCGGAGGTGCTCGCCAACTTCATCACGAGCTTCGGTGCCGGCCCGAACCCGCCCTTCCTGAGCGCCAACCTCGATGTGAGCGCTGAGCCGAGCCTCGACGCGCTCGAACAGGCAGGCCGCATCGCCGCCAGCACGGTCGTGACCGTAAACGGTACGTCCGTCGGCATCATCGGCGCGACCACGACGAGCCTGCCGTTTATCTCCACGCCCGGCGACGTGGTGGTGATGGAGGACGTGGCGGCGGCGGTCCAGGTCGAGGTCACGGCGCTCCAGGGCCAGGGCGTCGAGATCATCATCTTGTCGAGCCACCTCCAGAGCATCAACGAGGAGCTCGCGCTCGTTCCCCTCCTCTCGGGCGTGGATGTGGTGATCGCCGGCGGCGAGCTGCTCGCCAACGCGGGCGACCTCCTCATCCCCGGCGACGAGGGCGAGGTGTTCGGCGCCTACCCGCAGACGGCGACCGACGCCGACGGCACGAGTGTCCCGGTCGTCGGGACCTCGGGCGACTACGCCTACCTCGGCCGCCTCGTCGTCGACTTCGACGCGGCGGGCGACCTCGTCTCGGTCGGGACCCAGAGCGGGCCGGTCCGCGTCGCGTGCGGCACCCAGCCCGACGCCGTCACGCCGGACCCCGCCGTGCAGGCGCAGGCCGTCGACCCGGTGATCGACTTCGTCGCTGACCTCGCCGCGACCGTCATCGGCACCAGCGAGGTGCCGCTCAACGGCGTCCGCGGCGACGTCCGCACCGAGGAGACCAACCTCGGCGACCTCATCGCCGACGCCCTCCTCTGGCAGGCCGATCAGCTCAACGAGGCCTTCGACGCGCCGCAGCCGGACGTAGCGCTCCAGAACGGCGGCGGCATCCGCAACGACAACGTCCTCGCCGCCGGGCCGATCTCGGAGCTAGCGACCTTCGACATCCTCCCGTTTACCAACTTCGTCACAATCGTTGAGGACGTGGGCGCGGCCCAGTTCAAGGAGATTCTGGAGAACGCCGTCTCGCAGGTGGAAGATGTCAACGGACGGTTCGCGCAGTCGGGCGGGTTCTTCTTCGCGTGGGACACCGCCGGCACAGCCCAAGAATTGGACGCTGACGGCAACGTCGTCACGCCCGGCACGCGGGTGCAGGACGTGCAGCTCGCCGACGGCACGGTGCTCGTCGATGAGGGCGTCGTAGCCGAAGGAGCCCCGTCGCTGAACGTCGCCACCGCGGACTTCCTCGCGCGGGGCGGCGACCAGTACCCGTTCCGCGACAACGCCTTCACGCTCCTCGGTGTGACCTACCAGCAGGCCCTCAGCAACTACATCCAAGACGCACTTGGGGGGACCGTCGCCCAGGCCGACTACCCCGTCGGCGGCCCCGGCCGGATCTACGAGACGACGACCTTCACCGTTCTCGCCACGCCGAGCACAACGAGCGTTCCGGCCAGCGGCGGGCAGGTGTCGAGCCTCGTCGAGGTAGCGCAGTCCGACGACACCACGCGCCGCGTCGAGGCGTGGACGGTCGTCGAGCGGCCCGACGGGACGACGTTCGTCGAGCGCCACCTCGAGCCGCCGTTCCCCGTTGCCCCGACGGCGGCGCGGATGCGGACGCTCATGAACCAGGTCCCGGCCGGCTTCGCGCCGGGGACGTACACGGTGACGGTCAACGTCGGGCGCTTCCCGGCCGTCGAGGCTGCGTCGGACCAGTTCACGTTCGTGAAGGAGGGGGCCGCCCTCGCCGGCGGCTCGGGCGATGCCGCCGAGGCCGGAGCCGCCCGCAGCAGCGCCTCACTGCCGGCGGCCTTCGCGCTCACCGGAACCTACCCGAACCCGACCAGCAGCCGCGCCACGGTCGGCTTCGACGTGCCGCAGGCCGAGGCCGTCCGAGTCGCGGTCTACGACGTGCTCGGCCGGCAGGTCGCCGTGCTCGTCGACGAGACCGTCGAGGCGGGCCGCCACACGGCCGCGCTTGACGCGTCGGCGCTCGCCGGCGGCGTCTACATCGTGCGGCTCGAAGCCGGAGCGTTCGTCGCATCCGGGCGGCTCGTCGTGACGAAGTAG